The nucleotide window TAGGGATATGAGCTGGCCTGAAAATAAATACATCGTTGAGAGCTTGCTGAATATGGTCAGGTCGATAACTAATAAAAGTAACGGATCTTTTCCCCTGGCTGTGCTATCACAGAATTGGAAGGAAGATAAAATATTTTTTGAAAACCTTTATAAAAAAACTATAGATAATGATGATGAATATGATAAGCTGGTTGCAAAAAAAGTAAAGAACTGGTCTATTGAAAGGATCGCTGCGATTGACAGGATTTTGTTAAAAATGGCCATCAGCGAAATGATCAATTTTCAGGATATCCCTGTGAAAGTGACGATCAATGAGTATATTGAGATCGCAAAATCATACAGCACACCAAAGAGCAAAGAATTTATAAATGGAATTTTGGATAATATTGCAAAAACACTTGCAAAAAAGGGTATGATTAAAAAAAGTGGGAAAGGGTTGATTGGTTAGCTGTTAGCTGTTAGCTGTTAGCTTTTAGCTTTTAGCAATAGATTTGATAACACAAAATCAAAATGAAGAACTTTAGAAGATTGAAAATTTGGGAACGAGGAATGGAATCTGTTAGCTTTTAGCTATTAGCTTTTGGCTAACAGCCAACAGCTAACAGCTTTTTGAAGGGTTGCATGAAGAGCAACGCATGATCAACAGTTTCATTATTACACTGAAATTAACGGCTAACAGCTAATAGATAAAAATATAAGTTTAGTGTTCAGAGTTATAAGTTAGCGGCATTAAAAAAATGACTGATACTAAGAAATAATATAAAAACAAATATGAAAAGAAAACATTTTCTTAATTTTGACGTTACAAAATTAAATTATTAATTGAAATTGAAAAAGCATTATGAGCAAAAACACCAACACATTATTATCATTCTTAGTAGGTGCAGCCACAGGGGCTATATTAGGTATTTTATATGCTCCTGACAAAGGTAAAAACACCCGCGATAAGCTAAGTTACAGGCTAGACAAATACAGGGAAAATTTAAAAGAATTGGTCAACGATTTGGTTGACGGTAAGGAAAAGCCTTTTTCAAAAGCAAAAACTAAAGGAGAAAAAGTGATTAATGATACCAGAGATAGAGCAGAACGTCTGCTGGGTGATGTTGAAGAATTTATTGGTAAAATCAACACTAAGAAATAATAGTTGGCAGTTGGCAATTCTGGTAGAGACGCCCAATTTGGTCGACTCTACCAGAATTGCCAACTGCCAACTTGTGCCTGTGCACCAAAGTCCCCCCGAGTACTCGGGGGGACACAGGTGTGTATAAATTTTGGAATTCCGATACAATCAATTAAAATGGTCATTGGTATATTAAAGGAATCTAGTGATGAAAATAGAGTATCTATGCTACCGCAGGAAGCAGGCACGCTGGTCAAATCTGCTAACAAGGTAATTGTGGA belongs to Cytophagales bacterium and includes:
- a CDS encoding YtxH domain-containing protein: MSKNTNTLLSFLVGAATGAILGILYAPDKGKNTRDKLSYRLDKYRENLKELVNDLVDGKEKPFSKAKTKGEKVINDTRDRAERLLGDVEEFIGKINTKK